A window from Agrobacterium tumefaciens encodes these proteins:
- a CDS encoding FAD-dependent oxidoreductase, with protein MREYNADILVVGGGLGGVAAALGALRNGRSVILTEAFEWIGGQLTSQAVPPDEHSWVEQFGITASYRALRTGVRQYYRDHYPLTDVARADLTLNPGDGNVSRLCHEPRVSLAVMEALLAPYAAGGKLTILKPYEPIAAEVDGDTVRAVTLRHCNTGDLVSCSARYIIDATELGDLLPLTATDYVTGFEAQSETGEPSAPAEAQPHNQQAVSICFAVDQVDGNHVIDKPARYDHWRQVAPEFWGGPLLSWDSPNPRTLERSRRFFDPNPVDNATRDVADQRHSAGDMSLWIFRRIAARHTFRPGAYTSDICLVNWPMIDYFEAPIIDVTPEQYAERLADAASLSYSMFYWMQTEAPRPDGGQGFPGLRLRGDITGTEHGLAMAPYIRESRRIRALTTVVEQDLSLAVRGDRGAVHYRDSIGVGMYRIDLHPSTGGDNYIDVGACPFEIPLGALIPRHKTNLLAASKNIGTTHITNGCYRLHPVEWNIGEVAGMLAAYCLDKDETPHGVHADEKRLAEFHTHIERQGVERHWPDIRGY; from the coding sequence GTGAGAGAGTACAATGCAGACATTCTTGTGGTTGGCGGCGGACTTGGCGGCGTGGCCGCGGCGCTTGGAGCCCTGCGCAACGGCCGCAGCGTTATCCTGACAGAAGCATTCGAATGGATTGGCGGCCAGCTGACCAGCCAGGCCGTACCGCCCGACGAGCACAGCTGGGTCGAACAATTCGGGATCACGGCCAGCTATCGCGCCCTGCGCACGGGCGTCCGGCAATATTACCGCGACCACTATCCGCTGACGGACGTGGCCCGGGCCGATCTGACACTCAATCCCGGTGACGGCAATGTATCTCGCCTGTGCCACGAACCGCGCGTTTCGCTGGCGGTGATGGAGGCGCTGCTTGCCCCTTACGCGGCGGGCGGCAAGCTGACCATCCTCAAGCCCTATGAGCCGATCGCCGCGGAGGTCGACGGCGATACCGTGCGGGCCGTGACGCTGCGCCATTGCAACACGGGCGACCTCGTTTCCTGCTCGGCCCGCTACATCATCGACGCCACCGAATTGGGCGATCTGCTGCCGCTGACCGCAACCGACTATGTCACTGGTTTCGAAGCGCAATCCGAAACCGGCGAGCCGAGCGCACCGGCGGAAGCGCAACCGCACAATCAGCAAGCCGTCTCGATCTGTTTCGCCGTCGATCAGGTTGACGGCAATCATGTCATCGACAAGCCCGCCCGGTACGACCACTGGCGTCAGGTTGCTCCCGAATTCTGGGGCGGCCCGCTGTTGAGCTGGGACTCGCCCAATCCACGCACGCTGGAACGCAGCCGCCGATTTTTCGATCCCAACCCGGTCGACAATGCAACACGCGACGTTGCCGACCAGCGCCACAGCGCCGGTGATATGAGCCTGTGGATATTCCGCCGTATTGCCGCCCGCCACACGTTTCGGCCGGGCGCCTATACCAGCGATATCTGCCTCGTGAACTGGCCGATGATCGATTATTTCGAGGCGCCGATCATCGACGTTACCCCCGAACAATATGCCGAGCGGCTGGCGGATGCGGCAAGCCTGTCCTATTCGATGTTCTACTGGATGCAGACCGAGGCACCTCGCCCGGATGGTGGCCAGGGTTTCCCGGGTCTGCGCCTGCGTGGCGACATTACCGGCACGGAACATGGCCTGGCCATGGCGCCCTATATCCGTGAAAGCCGTCGCATTCGTGCCCTGACCACGGTGGTCGAACAGGATTTGTCGCTTGCGGTGCGCGGCGATCGCGGCGCGGTGCATTACCGCGACAGCATCGGTGTCGGCATGTACCGCATCGATCTGCATCCCTCGACGGGCGGCGATAACTATATCGATGTCGGCGCCTGCCCTTTCGAAATTCCGCTGGGTGCCCTTATTCCCCGCCACAAAACGAACCTGCTGGCGGCATCCAAGAATATCGGCACCACGCATATTACCAATGGTTGTTACAGGCTGCACCCGGTCGAATGGAACATCGGCGAAGTGGCCGGCATGCTGGCCGCCTATTGCCTCGACAAGGACGAGACCCCGCATGGCGTGCATGCCGATGAAAAGCGGCTGGCGGAGTTCCATACACACATCGAACGCCAAGGGGTGGAGCGCCATTGGCCTGATATTCGCGGCTACTAG
- a CDS encoding LacI family DNA-binding transcriptional regulator, which translates to MVRRLTQRDIAIFAGVSQATVSLVLNEAKSAEGRIPPETRERVLKAIRDTGYVADPIARSMVKGANRILGVFTYQPAFPIAQADFYTPFLMGIEEEAERLGYDLLLMTAAARDDNGRKRIFGETGRLRLADGCLILGSQFDRDELAQLVAGDYPYVAVGRRDDAGGPVRYVGADYVTATHALVREALAAGHRRFAFIGATGPAESISDRWRGFLAAIEGAAELVYSHESENGDPAEQLTAVRASGASVVFFAEVAEAVVFDNHARAQGVSVPGDLSIVVLGSGTRTHTLRLQRVFTSYAIPREEMGRQATSMLVETLTSPPGPVRQILLGCDIVAGETLASPTQGPTQGKRT; encoded by the coding sequence ATGGTTAGGCGGTTGACGCAACGTGATATTGCGATCTTCGCGGGGGTCAGTCAGGCGACGGTTTCACTCGTACTCAACGAGGCGAAATCCGCTGAAGGCCGCATTCCGCCGGAAACGCGAGAGCGTGTGCTGAAGGCCATTCGGGACACCGGTTATGTGGCGGACCCCATCGCGCGCAGCATGGTCAAGGGTGCCAACCGGATCCTGGGTGTGTTCACCTATCAGCCGGCGTTTCCGATTGCGCAGGCCGATTTCTACACGCCTTTTCTGATGGGAATAGAGGAGGAAGCGGAGAGGTTGGGCTACGACCTTCTGCTGATGACGGCGGCGGCCCGCGACGATAACGGGCGCAAGCGTATCTTCGGGGAAACGGGGCGGCTTCGACTTGCCGACGGATGCCTGATTTTGGGCAGCCAGTTCGATCGCGATGAGTTGGCCCAACTGGTTGCCGGTGACTATCCCTATGTTGCAGTCGGTCGCCGTGACGATGCCGGCGGGCCGGTGCGTTATGTGGGCGCGGATTACGTGACAGCCACGCATGCTCTTGTGCGAGAGGCGCTTGCCGCCGGCCATCGACGCTTCGCCTTTATCGGCGCAACGGGTCCGGCGGAATCCATCAGCGACCGCTGGCGTGGTTTTCTGGCTGCAATCGAAGGTGCCGCGGAGCTGGTCTATTCCCATGAAAGTGAAAATGGCGATCCGGCCGAGCAACTGACCGCCGTTCGCGCCAGCGGAGCAAGCGTCGTTTTTTTCGCCGAAGTGGCCGAAGCCGTGGTCTTCGACAATCATGCCCGTGCACAGGGGGTGAGCGTCCCCGGCGATCTGTCCATCGTGGTGCTGGGCAGCGGCACGCGCACGCATACGCTCCGGTTGCAACGCGTCTTTACCTCCTATGCCATCCCCCGCGAAGAGATGGGCAGGCAGGCGACGTCCATGCTGGTCGAAACCCTTACCAGCCCCCCCGGCCCCGTACGGCAGATATTGCTGGGCTGTGACATCGTGGCGGGCGAAACGCTTGCTTCCCCAACTCAAGGCCCAACTCAAGGAAAGAGAACCTGA
- a CDS encoding GNAT family N-acetyltransferase: MPIVMKTERLHLRQVESADLVSLGRIYADRECMQFYPGTKSPSEISTWFQKLAFDSYAQHGFGLWAVVDAVSGEVIGDCGITLQETPAGLEPEIGYHLWREYWGMGLATEAAIACRDYAFRSLGLRRVVSITSPENIPSQKVAERVHDRLEIYQKRRAESGNVVSRHLYISENR; this comes from the coding sequence ATGCCAATCGTCATGAAGACCGAACGGTTGCATCTGCGCCAAGTCGAAAGTGCTGACCTCGTTTCACTGGGCAGAATTTACGCTGATCGGGAGTGCATGCAGTTCTATCCAGGCACCAAGTCACCATCAGAAATAAGCACCTGGTTTCAGAAGCTTGCGTTCGACAGCTATGCACAGCATGGATTTGGTCTCTGGGCAGTCGTGGATGCGGTTTCGGGGGAGGTCATTGGTGATTGCGGGATTACTCTGCAAGAGACCCCGGCGGGCCTTGAGCCCGAAATCGGCTATCACCTGTGGCGTGAATACTGGGGAATGGGCTTGGCAACCGAAGCGGCAATTGCCTGCCGCGACTATGCATTTCGTAGTCTGGGTTTGCGTAGAGTGGTAAGCATTACCAGCCCTGAAAACATACCCTCACAAAAGGTCGCAGAACGAGTGCATGACAGGCTGGAAATTTATCAAAAGCGGCGCGCAGAAAGCGGAAACGTAGTCAGTCGTCACCTGTATATCAGTGAAAATCGGTGA
- a CDS encoding ABC transporter ATP-binding protein, which translates to MNTTSETILTVRDLKVEFTTPDGTVNAVKGIDLDVKQGETLAVVGESGSGKSQTMMGIMGLLASNGIIQGSAKYRGRELIGLPVNELNDIRGAKITMIFQEPMTSLDPLYRIGAQIAEPIIHHRGGSKRQARARVLELLKLVGIPEPERRIDSYPHELSGGQRQRVMIAMALANEPDILIADEPTTALDVTIQAQILDLLKSLQQRFGMAVVLITHDLGVVRHFADRVAVMRRGEIVESGTTEDIFERPQADYTKMLLDAEPSGHKPAVGSEAPVVLSGKNVTIDYKIPGGFLSKSSKFRAVDSVNVNLHQGQTIGIVGESGSGKSTLGRALLRLIVSDGRIFFGKTEITGLDRKAMRPLRRHLQLVFQDPYGSLSPRQTVGEIITEGLFVHEQQLSRAERDKRAIEALKEVGLDPAARNRYPHEFSGGQRQRIAIARAIILKPEVVILDEPTSALDRSVQGQVIDLLRDLQKTHGLSYIFISHDLSVIKAISDYVIVMRNGKIVEEGETDAIFNRPAADYTKTLIKSAFSAEVA; encoded by the coding sequence ATGAATACGACATCTGAAACCATCCTCACCGTCCGCGACCTCAAGGTTGAATTCACCACGCCTGATGGCACGGTGAATGCCGTCAAGGGCATCGATCTTGACGTCAAACAGGGCGAAACGCTTGCCGTCGTCGGCGAATCCGGTTCCGGCAAGAGCCAGACCATGATGGGCATCATGGGGCTGCTGGCATCAAACGGCATAATTCAGGGCTCGGCAAAATATCGTGGGCGCGAGCTGATCGGTCTGCCGGTCAACGAGCTGAACGATATCCGGGGCGCGAAAATCACCATGATTTTCCAGGAGCCGATGACCTCGCTCGATCCCCTCTACCGGATCGGCGCGCAAATCGCCGAACCGATCATCCACCACAGGGGTGGCAGCAAAAGGCAAGCGCGTGCGCGCGTTCTCGAACTCCTGAAGCTTGTGGGAATTCCTGAGCCGGAGCGGCGTATAGACAGCTACCCCCATGAACTTTCCGGGGGCCAGCGCCAGCGCGTCATGATCGCCATGGCGCTCGCGAACGAGCCGGACATTCTGATTGCGGATGAGCCGACCACTGCGCTTGACGTGACGATCCAGGCGCAAATCCTCGACCTTTTGAAGTCGTTGCAGCAACGCTTCGGCATGGCCGTCGTCCTGATCACGCACGATCTCGGCGTGGTCCGCCATTTCGCCGATCGCGTCGCCGTCATGCGCCGCGGGGAGATTGTCGAGTCCGGCACAACGGAAGATATCTTCGAGCGCCCACAGGCGGACTACACCAAGATGCTTCTCGATGCGGAACCCAGCGGGCACAAGCCTGCAGTCGGCAGCGAAGCACCGGTGGTTCTCTCAGGCAAGAATGTGACGATCGACTATAAAATTCCGGGTGGGTTCCTGTCGAAGTCCAGCAAGTTCCGGGCCGTCGACAGCGTCAATGTCAACCTTCATCAGGGACAGACCATCGGCATCGTCGGTGAATCCGGATCGGGCAAGTCCACGCTCGGTCGCGCGCTTCTGCGTCTCATCGTTTCGGATGGCCGCATTTTCTTCGGCAAGACGGAGATCACCGGCCTTGACCGAAAGGCCATGCGGCCATTGCGGCGGCATTTGCAGCTCGTGTTTCAGGATCCCTATGGCTCGCTTTCGCCAAGACAGACGGTCGGTGAGATCATCACCGAAGGGCTGTTTGTGCATGAGCAACAGCTCAGCCGGGCGGAGCGGGACAAGCGAGCAATCGAAGCACTGAAAGAAGTCGGTCTCGATCCCGCTGCCCGCAATCGCTACCCTCACGAGTTTTCAGGCGGACAACGTCAGCGTATCGCAATTGCCCGTGCGATCATCCTCAAGCCTGAGGTCGTCATCCTCGACGAGCCGACATCCGCGCTGGACCGCTCCGTGCAGGGACAGGTCATCGACCTGCTGCGCGATCTGCAGAAGACGCACGGCCTTTCCTACATCTTCATCAGCCACGACCTTTCAGTCATCAAGGCCATTTCGGACTACGTCATCGTCATGAGGAACGGGAAGATCGTGGAGGAGGGAGAAACGGACGCCATATTCAACAGGCCGGCGGCTGACTATACCAAAACACTCATCAAATCGGCGTTTTCGGCGGAAGTGGCGTAA
- a CDS encoding ABC transporter permease yields MTDIPGTVDHQPLVKSRSLFQLAALRFRRNKAAMAGSIMLLLITLFSFIGPNFLTHTYDQVFSSYVSVAPSLEPRPDVNNLQGVMEGVAGRARVELKEFSVEGQTFTATITSSSAIDPRATRYFDRANEFENTRVVATEDDGRTLKLEGDVNREYFFFGTDSNGRDMLARVMLGGQISIAVGILASLVSLGIGVLYGATAGYIGGRVDNVMMRFVEILYSLPFVFLVVVLVVFFGRSFILIFLVIGAVEWLDMARIVRGQTLALKRREFVGAAQALGLTDWQIIRRHIIPNTIGPVVVFVTVVVPKVILLESFLSFLGLGVQAPLTSWGALISEGANNIQSAPWLLIFPAIFFVLTLFSLNFVGDGLRDALDPKDR; encoded by the coding sequence ATGACTGATATCCCCGGCACTGTTGACCATCAACCGTTGGTGAAAAGCCGAAGCCTGTTCCAGCTCGCAGCCCTGCGTTTCAGACGAAACAAGGCGGCCATGGCGGGTTCGATCATGCTCCTGCTGATCACGCTTTTCTCCTTTATCGGCCCGAATTTCCTCACCCACACCTATGATCAGGTGTTCTCGTCCTATGTCTCGGTGGCCCCAAGCCTTGAACCGCGCCCTGACGTGAACAACCTCCAGGGCGTGATGGAGGGCGTTGCCGGCCGGGCGCGCGTGGAGCTGAAGGAATTTTCCGTTGAAGGGCAGACCTTCACGGCAACCATCACCTCCAGCAGCGCAATAGACCCCCGCGCCACACGCTATTTCGACCGCGCCAACGAATTTGAAAACACCAGGGTCGTGGCCACCGAAGACGACGGCCGAACGCTGAAGCTGGAGGGCGACGTCAACCGCGAATACTTCTTCTTCGGCACGGATTCGAACGGTCGCGACATGCTGGCCCGCGTCATGCTGGGCGGGCAAATCTCGATCGCTGTCGGCATTCTGGCCAGCCTCGTTTCGCTCGGGATAGGCGTCCTTTACGGCGCAACTGCGGGGTATATCGGCGGGCGTGTCGACAATGTGATGATGCGTTTCGTCGAAATCCTCTATTCGCTGCCCTTCGTCTTTCTGGTCGTCGTTCTCGTGGTCTTCTTCGGCCGCAGCTTCATCCTGATTTTCCTGGTGATCGGTGCGGTGGAGTGGCTGGATATGGCGCGTATCGTCCGTGGCCAGACGCTTGCTCTGAAACGGCGGGAATTTGTGGGCGCGGCCCAGGCCTTGGGTTTGACCGACTGGCAGATCATCCGCCGTCACATCATTCCCAATACGATCGGGCCCGTCGTGGTATTCGTCACGGTCGTCGTGCCCAAAGTCATTCTTCTGGAAAGCTTCCTCTCCTTCCTCGGCCTTGGCGTGCAGGCGCCGCTGACGAGCTGGGGGGCGCTGATTTCCGAAGGTGCCAACAATATCCAGTCGGCCCCGTGGCTACTGATATTTCCGGCGATCTTCTTCGTGCTGACCCTGTTCTCGCTCAATTTTGTGGGCGACGGGTTGCGTGATGCACTCGATCCCAAGGATCGTTGA
- the oppB gene encoding oligopeptide ABC transporter permease OppB, whose translation MISFILRRLASAVPTLFIVVTISFFLMRFAPGGPFNLERPLPPQTMENLMRTYHLDEPLWRQYLIYLGNAVTGDFGPSYIYKDNTVAQLIGKGLPYSLELGSYALLLALVGGVLAGTLAALRQNSAFDFSIMSISTVGITVPNFVVAPVLTLVFAVILGLLPAGSWGDGSLRYLILPMIALALPQLAVIARLTRGAMIEALRMDHIRTAKAYGLPARSVVVLHAMRAAMLPVVSYLAPCAAALLTGSAVVETIFTIPGVGRYFVLGAINRDYTLVMGTVVLVAIFVIVFNLLVDILYGLLDPRVRHD comes from the coding sequence ATGATCTCGTTTATTCTGCGCCGTTTGGCGAGCGCCGTGCCGACTTTGTTTATCGTCGTCACGATTTCGTTTTTCCTGATGCGTTTCGCGCCGGGTGGTCCGTTCAATCTTGAACGTCCCCTGCCGCCGCAGACGATGGAAAACCTGATGAGAACCTATCATCTGGATGAGCCATTATGGCGCCAGTATCTCATCTATCTCGGCAATGCCGTTACCGGCGACTTCGGTCCGAGCTACATTTACAAGGACAATACCGTCGCGCAATTGATCGGCAAAGGCCTGCCCTATTCGCTGGAACTCGGCAGCTACGCGCTTTTGCTGGCGCTGGTGGGCGGCGTTCTCGCCGGCACCCTGGCCGCGCTCCGGCAGAACAGTGCCTTCGATTTCTCGATCATGTCGATTTCAACGGTTGGCATCACCGTGCCGAACTTCGTTGTGGCGCCTGTTCTCACGCTTGTCTTCGCCGTGATACTCGGGCTTCTGCCCGCAGGCAGCTGGGGTGATGGATCGCTCAGATATCTCATTCTTCCAATGATCGCACTCGCTTTGCCGCAGCTTGCGGTTATTGCGCGTCTGACGCGTGGTGCCATGATCGAGGCTCTGCGGATGGACCACATTCGCACCGCCAAGGCTTATGGTCTTCCGGCGCGCAGCGTGGTCGTGCTGCACGCCATGCGCGCGGCCATGCTGCCCGTCGTTTCTTATCTCGCGCCCTGTGCCGCGGCTCTCCTGACGGGTTCGGCGGTCGTCGAGACGATCTTTACAATCCCGGGTGTCGGCCGCTACTTCGTTCTTGGCGCCATCAATCGCGACTACACCCTGGTGATGGGAACCGTGGTTCTCGTCGCCATTTTTGTCATCGTGTTCAATCTCCTGGTCGATATCCTCTACGGCCTGCTTGATCCGAGGGTTAGACATGACTGA
- a CDS encoding peptide ABC transporter substrate-binding protein: MSITTTVRTTLLLGSLLLGASSALAETVLHRGNSGEPQTLDQAQTSINIEAFILKDLYEGLTIYDAAGKIVPGTAESWTLSDDGTVYTFKLRADAKWSDGTPVTAGDFVFSYQRVEDPKTAAKYANILYPIKNAEKINKGETPVDQLGVKAVDDKTLEITLERSTPFFLELLAHQTALPISKASYEKNGTNFVKPGVMVSNGAYKLEAHVPNDSLTVVKNTDFWDASNTKIDKVIFYPIDDQAASVRRFEAKEMDLAYNFSADQIDRLKKSYGEQVHVSPTLATYYYTFDTREAPYNDVRVRQALSMAVDRDFLAKEIYSGSQVPAYSMVPPGMDSYGEPAKADFATLSQLDREDEALKLMKEAGYGEGGKPLSVEIRYNTNPNHERVATAIADMWKNTFGAKVSLVNLDVASHYGYLQEGGKFNVARAGWVADYADAENFLALSVSSNKTFNYSKFNNAEYDALMQKSYNEKDPAARSKLLHEAETILMKEQPVAPLLTQADLWLVSNRVKGWVDNAANEHLSRFLSVSE; encoded by the coding sequence ATGTCCATAACAACAACAGTTCGCACTACTCTGCTGCTAGGATCACTTCTGCTCGGCGCCAGTTCCGCACTCGCGGAAACAGTTCTGCATCGCGGCAATTCTGGGGAACCGCAGACGCTCGATCAGGCTCAAACTTCGATCAACATCGAAGCCTTTATCCTGAAAGACCTTTATGAAGGTCTCACCATTTATGATGCTGCAGGCAAGATCGTTCCCGGCACGGCGGAAAGCTGGACCTTGTCTGACGATGGCACCGTCTATACCTTCAAACTGCGTGCGGATGCGAAGTGGTCGGATGGCACGCCGGTGACGGCTGGAGATTTTGTGTTCTCCTACCAGCGTGTGGAAGACCCCAAGACCGCAGCAAAATATGCGAATATCCTTTACCCGATCAAGAACGCCGAAAAGATCAACAAGGGCGAAACGCCGGTTGACCAGCTTGGCGTGAAGGCCGTGGATGACAAGACGCTTGAAATCACACTCGAGCGCTCAACACCTTTCTTCCTTGAGCTTCTTGCTCACCAGACGGCACTGCCGATCTCCAAGGCGAGCTATGAAAAGAACGGCACGAACTTCGTAAAGCCGGGCGTCATGGTCTCGAACGGTGCTTACAAACTCGAAGCACATGTTCCCAATGACAGCCTGACGGTCGTCAAGAACACCGATTTCTGGGATGCATCGAACACCAAGATCGACAAGGTCATCTTTTACCCGATCGACGACCAGGCCGCCTCCGTTCGTCGTTTCGAAGCAAAGGAAATGGACCTCGCATACAACTTTTCTGCGGACCAGATCGACCGCCTGAAGAAGTCCTATGGCGAGCAGGTTCACGTTTCGCCGACGCTTGCGACCTATTATTACACCTTCGATACCCGCGAAGCGCCGTATAACGACGTCCGTGTCCGCCAGGCGCTGTCCATGGCAGTGGACCGCGATTTCCTCGCCAAGGAAATCTATAGCGGTTCCCAGGTTCCGGCCTACTCCATGGTTCCCCCGGGTATGGATTCCTACGGTGAACCGGCGAAGGCCGATTTTGCCACGCTTTCGCAGCTTGATCGTGAAGACGAAGCGCTCAAACTCATGAAGGAAGCCGGTTACGGTGAGGGCGGCAAGCCGCTTTCCGTCGAAATCCGTTACAACACCAACCCCAACCATGAACGCGTCGCGACGGCTATCGCGGATATGTGGAAGAACACTTTCGGCGCGAAGGTGTCGCTGGTGAACCTCGACGTTGCCTCGCACTATGGCTACCTTCAGGAAGGCGGCAAGTTCAACGTGGCGCGTGCCGGTTGGGTTGCCGACTACGCGGATGCGGAAAACTTCCTCGCCCTTTCGGTATCCTCCAACAAGACCTTCAACTATTCGAAGTTCAACAACGCCGAATATGACGCACTGATGCAGAAGTCCTATAACGAGAAGGACCCTGCCGCTCGCTCCAAGCTGCTGCATGAGGCAGAAACAATCCTCATGAAGGAACAGCCGGTCGCTCCGCTTCTGACACAGGCCGATCTCTGGCTGGTCTCCAACCGTGTCAAGGGTTGGGTGGACAATGCTGCCAACGAACACCTCAGCCGCTTCCTGAGCGTTTCCGAATAA
- a CDS encoding ABC transporter permease, translating into MQAVNVRIIQVTLLVVLLGGWQLGVSSGAIDRFFFPAPHDIVKQVIDWVADAGFYKHVGITLSETVLGYIIGTGLGVGAGVWLGLSPFVARVLDPFIKAVNAIPRVVLAPIFVLWLGLGLWSKVALAVTLVFFVTFFNAMQGVREVNPVVLSNTRILGAKRSDLLRHVYFPAAASWILSSLRTSVGFAVVGAIIGEYLGASAGLGYLIARSEGNFDAVGVFAGIIILAVFVLIIDLILDVAEKKLITWRPNAGEERPA; encoded by the coding sequence ATGCAAGCCGTTAATGTTCGTATCATCCAGGTCACTCTCCTGGTCGTTCTTCTGGGCGGCTGGCAACTCGGCGTAAGCTCCGGTGCCATTGATCGCTTCTTCTTCCCCGCACCCCATGACATCGTCAAACAGGTGATCGACTGGGTTGCCGATGCCGGGTTTTATAAACATGTCGGCATCACGCTCAGTGAAACGGTGCTGGGCTATATCATCGGCACGGGTCTTGGCGTCGGCGCCGGCGTCTGGCTTGGCCTCAGCCCCTTCGTCGCCCGCGTGCTCGATCCGTTCATCAAGGCGGTAAACGCCATTCCGCGTGTCGTTCTGGCCCCGATCTTCGTTCTCTGGCTGGGGCTTGGCCTCTGGTCCAAGGTCGCTCTTGCGGTCACGCTCGTTTTCTTCGTCACCTTCTTCAACGCCATGCAGGGTGTGCGTGAGGTAAACCCGGTCGTGCTGTCCAATACCCGCATTCTCGGCGCCAAGCGCTCGGATCTGCTGCGTCACGTCTACTTCCCGGCTGCGGCGAGCTGGATATTGTCGTCGCTGCGCACCTCTGTCGGCTTTGCCGTGGTCGGCGCGATCATCGGCGAATATCTGGGGGCCTCCGCAGGCCTCGGCTACCTGATTGCCCGCTCCGAAGGTAACTTCGATGCGGTCGGCGTCTTCGCAGGCATCATCATCCTTGCGGTTTTCGTCCTGATCATCGACCTCATTCTCGATGTGGCCGAGAAAAAGCTCATCACCTGGCGGCCGAATGCGGGTGAAGAACGACCTGCTTAA
- a CDS encoding ABC transporter ATP-binding protein: MVAIDDVTMAFGSFVAVQNVNLRVGDGEFLSIVGPTGCGKSTILNAIAGLLKPAQGKVSIDGTTVQGVQNTIGYLFQQDALLPWKTAFQNVELGLMFRGVAENERRAKVTAWLEKVGLKGFGDRFPHQLSGGQRKRVQMAQALITEPKVILMDEPFSALDIHTRHLMQNELLRLWQEDRRAVVMITHDLEEAIALGDRVVVLAAGPKSRVIESFPVDLERPRNVAEIKLDPKFMTLYRDIWASLRGEVEKSYASR; encoded by the coding sequence ATGGTGGCAATCGATGACGTGACCATGGCATTTGGTTCGTTCGTTGCCGTTCAAAACGTCAACCTTAGGGTTGGCGATGGAGAGTTTCTCTCCATCGTCGGCCCCACCGGATGCGGAAAATCCACCATCCTCAACGCCATCGCAGGGCTGCTGAAGCCTGCGCAAGGCAAGGTGTCAATCGACGGTACGACCGTCCAGGGCGTACAGAACACCATCGGATATCTGTTCCAGCAGGATGCGCTTCTCCCGTGGAAGACGGCGTTTCAGAATGTGGAACTCGGCCTGATGTTCCGTGGCGTTGCCGAGAATGAGCGGCGCGCCAAAGTTACGGCCTGGCTCGAAAAGGTCGGCCTCAAGGGTTTCGGAGACCGTTTTCCGCACCAGCTCTCGGGTGGGCAGCGCAAACGCGTGCAGATGGCGCAGGCGCTCATCACCGAGCCGAAGGTCATCCTGATGGACGAACCCTTCTCTGCTCTCGATATCCATACACGCCACCTGATGCAGAACGAATTGCTGCGCCTGTGGCAGGAGGACCGCCGTGCGGTGGTCATGATCACGCATGATCTGGAAGAGGCAATCGCACTCGGAGACCGCGTCGTCGTTCTCGCGGCCGGCCCGAAGAGCCGCGTCATCGAAAGCTTCCCCGTTGATCTCGAACGGCCCCGAAACGTCGCCGAAATCAAACTCGATCCCAAATTCATGACGCTCTATCGCGATATATGGGCGTCCCTGCGTGGCGAAGTGGAGAAAAGCTATGCAAGCCGTTAA